The DNA region TTGATTCTGATGAATTTAGTTCATCAATTTCTTTTTTTGCTTTTTTAAATAATTTTTGATTTTTTTCTTTTAATTGCAAATAATAATTGATATCTTTTACTTCTTCTAGTGGCTCAATTGGTTTTAAATTAGATGGATTTAAACCATAATCAAAACTTTTACATCCAAAAGTATAAATTGTTAATTGAATTGGTATACTGCATAACAAAATTCACAATCGTTTTTTCATAAGTTTTATCCTCGTGCTAAGTTTAAATTAACGTTCTTTTCTTTTGGCAGTTTTATAACCTCGTTGAACATGATCATAAGAATGTTTTTTAACTTGTTTGATTCCTTTTGTAGCAATCTTCATAGATTTTCTACCAAGATAATTTACTCCAGCAAGGCCTTCTGTTTTCATAAAGTTTTTAGTTTTCTTAAGATTTTTCTTAAATTTTCCAAAACTTCCTGTTGATGTTGGATTAACATCATATGAATCTCCTCATGTCGCTTTTGTTGAGTCTCATCCATTTTTAACTGCTCAAATTGAACGACCAAGAGCATTACCTCCAACCCGCAATCCTTTCCCAAACATTCCTAAAGCTCCTGTTCTTGTTTCTAAAAAACTTAGTGGCGTTATCCCTTGGATTTGGTTTTGACTACCACCACCACTAAACGTATCCATCCCAGGCAGTCCTGGCATTCCCGATAAATCTTTTTTATATTTCTTTTTCGCAAAACCAAGTGCTTTTTTAACAACCTTCCCGGCTCCCATTGCAAACATACCAGCTGCCATTGTACTACGAATTGAATTAAGACCGTCTGACATTCCAATTGCTTCACCAATAAAAGCTGAAAGTAAATTTGTAATGCCTCAGACACCTAGTGCTCCTCCTAAAATACAAATAATTTGTAAAAGCATTCTTGCATAACCAGGAAAATCAAAAGGACCAAAATTAGGGCCTGAAATAACATTAATATATATCATAAAAATATAATAAGCCACCAAGGCTGTTGATGCAGCTAACATTTTTGATAACACCATATCTTTTCATGTTAGTGCTCTTTTTCCTTCATCTTGCACCATCGTTGCCATTACAACTGGAGCAACTATAAAAAGAAATAATAATTCAAAAATCTTTTGTGTTAATGACATTCCCAACATTGCAATGGCGAACAGAACAAACCAAACGGAAAAAATTTCAATAATTAAACTTCAATCCATAATATTACTTGGTGGCCCATATTCCCCTGGTTTCCCTGCAACAACTTCACTATTTCCAATTCAATATAATACATCAGCTAAATTTTGCTCGCTAGTTCCAAAAATTGTACTTAACATTCCCATAAACCAAGTAATAATTCCATTTAAAAAGAAAAAACCAATTGGAACAAAAAGAACAAAGATACCAGCTAAACCAGTATATTTAAAGCACGCCATTAGTCTTGGTTGCATTTCTTTTGCATCTTTAAATTGTAATGTTAAATATTGAGTAATAAAAATTATTACTAAGAAAGCTACTGAAACAATGGCAAATTGCCAAAATGCAGTTGGAATATTTGACCAAGAAAAGCCTTCTTGTGAGTTAAATAATAAACTAAAAATTATTCCTGATGATAAAAATTCAAGAACTTGTGTAAAAACTGAAACCAACCCTAATGGGCCGGTAATAAAGATTCCTCATACTGCTTCATATATCCCAGTTAAAACTCAGCCAATAATACCTAAAAAAGGTAAATTAAATATTAATTCCATAAATCCCTACTTAGTAGGAGGCTCATAACTTCCTGAACTATTAATTAATTCTGGTAATATTGTGTTAATAAATATTGGTGCAAAAATACATAATGCTAATCCAAAAATACATCAACAGACAGCATATATTTGAATATTTCGTTGTTCAGGATCATCAGCAAATTTTTTAATTTTTAAACCATGTTTAATAATATATAAAATACAAATTGCTCCAGCAATAATTGAAACTGGTGATAATATTGCATTTAATAATACAACTACTAATTCGGCAGTTTTTGAAAAATCAGGTGCATCAGCTAGTAAACTTAATAAACTCATAATAATTTTCCTTTTGTAGCAATTTGTATTCTTAAAATTAATTTTAATATTTTACTTTTTAATTTAATAAAAAATTGTTTTGGAGCCTTTTTATTAAATTTACAAGATGATTTATCAATATTAACATTATAATAAACTATCTTTGCTTCTTTTTTTAATTGTGAACTAAATGGTTGTGCCTTGTTAATCAAAAATATCACCTGCATATTTTTCCCTTTCCTTTTGTAATATTTTAATAAGAATTATTAAAATATAGATTGTCATTTACCAAATAACTTTTTCTCATAAAATAAATGGTCATTTACAAAAATAAACTTATTACTTTTAACAAATAAATTAAAAGATTATTATTCGTCATCACCAAAGTAATTTTGAATTCCTTTTTTAATAAGATGCTTAATTACATAAGCTAATGAATGTTCATCATCAGTAAATTTTTGTAATTCCTCATATAATTCAATCGGAACTTTTAATTGTACTTTATAAGATTTACGTTTTAGTCTTTCCATTTTTCTTCCCTCATTTTAGTTTTCTAATAATTTTATGCCAAAGGCTTGTTGCTCAAAATCAGATAATTCCACATGTAAACAATGGCGATTATAATCTGTCACCATAAATAACATATCCCCTCGTTGTGCACCGGCACAAAAATGAATTTCTGATTCCGATAAACCTCCACTTGCACTATATAATTCACTTACATCATGTAAGTCTTTTTGTTTTAATTTTAAAATCCCAACATATTGCGCATTATTAAGAATGGCAGATGCTTCTCGTTCTAATTCGGCAGTCATTCTAAAATCGGTTAGATTTTGTGTTACTAAAATTACCCCGCCATTAAAACCACGGATCATTTTTACTGTTTCAAATAAAAACTTTAGAGCTTGTGGATTGTCTTTATCAATAACAATATGTGCTTCATCGACAGCTAAAATTATTTCATTGTCTGTATTAAATCGATTATTATTAATTTCTGTTCGAATATAATTAAGCATTAAAAACATTTGTGCTTTTAAAACTTTTTGTTTTGAATATAGTGTTTGAATATCTAAAATATTTAATAAATTATCATCTAAGGTAATAGTTGAATGTTTATTCCATAATGCAGCATATTTTCCATAACCAGTAAAATCATATTGAATAATTTTTGTAATTTTGTGGAGCATTTCTGCTTCGCCAAGATCTGGTTCTAGTTTTGTTAAAAAATTAAGTAAATCATCAAAAATTGGTCAATCATTATTTTCCATTTTATTAAATTTTTCTTCATTATTAATACCTAGTTTTAAATATAAATCTAAAATTCGTTGTGTTAAAAAACCAACTTCGTCCATTTTTAAATTTGGATGGGTAAAATGAAAAAATGTTTCTAAAATTTGCAAATGGTCACCAATGATTGTATTAATATTTTGATATTGGTCAATTTTTGCATTAATTTGTAATGGATTAAAATTTCCTTTATGTCCAGAACCAACATCAATTCAATTCCCATCATGATAATTGCAAAGTTTTCCAAACTCGCGCTTTGGATCAATAATAATTACTTTTCTACCATTAATGATATGATAATTCAAAAATTTACTAACAGTTGTCGTTTTACCACCTCCTGTTGTGCCAATAAATAGCGCATTTGAATTTTGAAAATCACCACCACGTTTAAATTGGTCAGTAAAAATTACATCACCAGTGGTGTTATAACCAACAAATAATCCTTTTTCATCTTCTAAAGCGTTATTTAAAAATGGAAATGAATTTCCTAATGTTGCACATGGCATTTCATAAGAATTATGATATGCCATTGGATCAGTTGGTTTTGGTAATAAGGCACTATACCCACTTATTTGTCGAAAAAATAAATAATCCATTTTCATATTAAGACTTTTTAATAAAATATATAGTCTTTCTTCTGATTGTTTTAACATATGTCGATTAAAACCATAATTTAAAAAAATAATATTTACCCGTTTAATTTGTTCTTCACCTGATGTAATTAATTGCACTAAATTTTCAAACGATTCATATTCACGTTCTTTTTCTGAACGATTAACCGTCTTTTTAACAGAAAAATAATTAGTACGGGCATTAATCATTGCTCGATGTAATTGTTCTTTAACTGCATCAAGATTTGTATTCGAAATATTAAAAATAACTGTACTATCTGTTGTGCATAATTTTGCAGCTCAACCATCTTGTGGATAGATTGGATAATTTTGGATTCCTTTAATAGAAAATTGCGCATCATTTATACGAAAACCACTTTTAGTAAAGGTAATATTATCTAATGCTAATAATTCATTAACATTATCTTGATACTCATCAATTTTTTCATTTGAAAACTTTTCATCAAATGGATTAAAAATCAGTTTAATTGTATTAACTAATTCATATTTATCCAAATCAATAGTTCGCAAATTAGTTTCCGTTAACTTCATTTTAATAATATGAATATCTCGTTCTAATTTGCTTATTGAAGTATCATATACAAATAAGACAAATACTTTACTAGTAAAAGAATAACCTAAAATACCAGCTTGATCTTCATAAAGTTTTCGATAACCTTCTAATTGTTCAAAACGACTTTTGTATCCTTTTGCGGTTAAAATTTCATCTCTACGAAGATTAATTAATTTATCAACTGTTTTATCTAAATTAACAATATTTTTTTCTAAATCATAAGGTTTTTCAATTTTTACTAAACTTAATTGACAATCTGTTAAACGAAACATATTTGCCAATTGGTTAAATTTTAATAATTGTTCATTTGTATCTAATGTTGTAATATTAAGTCCTTTAATTTCAATTGCACCAACATATCATTTTTTACCACCTTCTAAAACAGTAGTTTCAATACACATGTCATGCAATTTCTTATATGGCATTAACAAGGATGTGTTATTATTTTTACTATAAATATAAAAATTTCTTTTTTTAGCTAAAAAAACAAATGCTCGAAAAATTATAATATAAATTTTTCCACTATATTTATCAGAATGAATTAATGTCATCATTAAAAATAAGAAAAAAGTAATACCAATAATTACTCTTAACATTATTGATAATGTGATTAAATTGTAACCTAACATAAATGCAAACATTGCATATGTTAAAGTTAAACCTAAATCAACTAACGAAAAATTATCTTTTAAGCGTAGTTTTTGTTTTTTCAACTGCGGTGGAATAATACTGTTATTCATTTAAGTTTTCCTTTATCACAAAAAGGGTTTAAAATTATAAGCATTTTAACTATTAAAAATTAATATGAAGTTTTACTTTAAAATTATTTGTTTCAAAAAATATAAAATATACATATTTATTTTAACATATTTATTTAAAAAATTTTATTAAAATTAAAAAATTTTTTATTAAGTTGCATAAAGCCACTATTGAACATAAAAATAAATTATTACGAAGATACCCTCAATAGAGATTTAAATAAATACAGTAAGGAATATGGTAAAGAAACAATGCTTTTATATTAAATAAAAGATTAAAAAAACTAAACTTTAAAACACCTTTAGAAATTTAATAAAACTTGTAAAAATATGTAATAATTACAAATTAAATTATGTATTAAAAAATTTCTTAAATTCACTATTTTTTTGCTTCGTATTACAATTTATAAGACACAATTGATTTGCTTAAGGACAACATTCTCCGACTATGATATTTCATCGTAAATATTCCTCGTGCACTAATTTTAGTCTATTTTAATTTGGAAATAACTTCCAATTGTATTTGTTACAATTTTTCAACCATGGGTAGAATTTGTTAAAAAACTATTATTTATTATATTATTTATTATATGAAAATTATCAAATAACAATTTAATTAAAATATTAATATCACTATCATCAAGTTTTCCACATCATCCACTATGGTCTTCTTTGCGGAAACCAGTAATTTTCTCTTTTATTTTTTTAACAAATTATTGATAATTACTAGAATATTTTTGATAAATTTAACTTATTGTTTTTCATTTAACCAAATTAATAATCAATTTTAGTTTATTATGTGCTAAAAATTGATAATATTTTTCAACTTCATTATATTGATTATGTGATTCATGTTTAACAACAGTTGTTTGAATTGAACCAAAAATTCAATAAAATAATCCTGTTCCAGCAAGAATTAAACCACCAATGATTAATGATAATCCCAATGTTTCTGGAACTAAGAAATCAAGGTAGAAGCAATGACCCCAGAATATTTATCATTATGTTCAATATTAATTCCAGCAGCATAAGCTGTTGTTCCAACTTTTTTTATTTTTTCTTTAAATTTTTTTTCATCATCTGGTAAACTTTGATAAAGCTCATTGATTGCATCTAATCTTTTCTGCTTGTCTTCTTTTGAAATTAAATTATATTGTTCAACTATTTTACGATTTTGTTTATTAGTTTGATTATTAAATGTATTTTTTAAGTCAATTATCATTAATGGTACATTTGTATCCGGTAAAAGAAATACTTTCATACTAATATTTGTTAATAAATTTTCAATATTTTGTAAATTATTTATTGTCTCTTTTTCTAAACCTTATTCTACCATTGAAGTTAATTTAGTAAAATTATTATCATGTTCAATTAAATTAATATCTAAATTTTTGTTATGGTCTAAACTAGATTGTTCATTAGCTTGATTTAAAAAATAATATTCACTATTAGTTTTATCTTTTTTAGTTATAAATTTTTTTATTATTGAATTATGTAAAATGAAGTGCAACAAATCTTTATTAATTAAATAATATAATAAAAATTACAAAAATCAACAATAAATTTAAAAAAATTAAAAATATTTTAATTTTTCTTTTATTTTATCAATATTTAAACAAAATAAAAAATAATTTATTAATTTTAATTAATAAATACATATTTTATTATTTTAATGACATATTTTATGAGTTAATATACATTTTTAAATATTTGTTGTTTATATATTCTGCAAAAAAATTTTTTTAGCACTTATTCAATTTAAACACGGTTGGAGTTTATCATTTATTACATTATTAACTACTCAATTTATTTTTTGTTGACTAACATTATTAAAATCAGTTCCAAGAGGAAATCATTTTCTAAACTCACCATTTATATTTTCAATTAAAGATTTTTGACGAGGTTTACCAGCATCACAAAAATATACTTGTGTTTCAGCAAATATTTCCATTTCTCGTCATTTGCTAAATTCTTTTCCTCTGTCAGTTATTACGCTTTTAATTTTCCCAATTAAATTATTGTTTATAACAATATCTTTAAACTTTTTTCAACTTCCCTAGCAGTATGATTTTCTAATTTTATTGCAAAATATTTTTTACTTAATTGTTCTACTAAAAATAAACAACTAGATTGATGGTTTTTTCTAACAACAGTATCTATTTCAAATCATCCAACATTAGAAACTTTATTTTCAATATCTAAAATTGACTTAAAATCAGTTAATTTACCACGATTATCAGATTTTCTTTTTGTTTTATATTTTTTACCACGATGTCGCAAATTCTGTTTTAAAAAACCATAAAAATCTAAACAAATTCATTTATACAATGTTTTAACACAAACCGAAAATTTAACACCAAATTTTAAAAAATAACGATAAATAAACTCTCTCGGAGAATCACGATATTTATTAAGTATAATTTTGATGAAATTAATCTGCTCTTCCGTAAATTTACATCTTTTATTATTCTTTTTTCTTTTCTTATAATACATTTTATCTGACTTATAAGCACTATATTCATCAATATTTTTAAACTTTTTAATTTCTCGTAAAATAGTACTACGATGTCTATTCAAATATTTAGCAATTGCAGAAATATTCTGTTCACCATTCTTTTTTAAAAAAATTTTTGATAATAATAATTGTTATAATTTAACTTTATCCATAAAACTTAAATGACTATACATAACATTTATATACCTTTCATTAACTTATAAAATTTTTAATATTTTATATATTTTTGATGGTATGTATAAATTAATGAAATATATTATTAATAATTTTAATTTGTTTGAATTACAAGCAAAATTAAAGAGTTTTTTGAGTAAAAATTATTGCACTTCATATTACAGTTTACATATTATAAATAAATATTTTTATTATTTTACTTGTAATCTTTAAAATGTGTGTGGTATAGTACACTACGGTGATTTTCCTAAGTTTTGTGAAAAATACTTAAAATTTAAAAAAAATTTTGGTGTCCTTTTTAAAAGATATTAACTACTATAAATATTTATATTAACTTTCAGTAAAATTAATTCCAATATTTTTACATTTTTCTAACAATTTAATTTGTTCAGGTGTTCGTTGTGCAAGAGGAATTTTTAAAATTGTTCCAATTTTTTCTTCAATTTCATTTTTCATCATTTCAACTTGACCTGATGTAACATATGAAAATAAATCAAAATAATGATTATTAATAAAATTAAATTGCTTAATTATTTTTCTATTTTTAAGTTTACCTAAACCAAATACTTTACTATATTTTCATGCTGAATCCATATAAACTAAACCCGGATTTTCTTTTGAACTAAATATAATTCCATAAGGATTTTTTAATTTCATTAAATCACTAGGTTTAATTAATTCCATTCCTTCTTTTCTTCTTTGGACAGGATCAATCATAATTCGTTTTGTTTGTAGACTACGTGAACGTGAATGAGATAAAATTTCAACTGTTTCAGTTCCTAACATATCTGAATATGTTTTTGCAGTATCAAAATTATTAGTTTGAATATAAATATTTAAATTACAGTTTGAAATAATAACTGTTCCATTTTCTTTTCCATATTTTTCATAAACTTGATCTAAATCTTGAACAATTATTAGGAAAAACATTCCCCTACTCCGAGCAACCGTAACAAAGGATTGAAAATTAGGAATTGTTGGCATATTTCCAAACTCATCTAAATAAAACTGAATATCACGCGGTAAGCGTTTACTTTTTCGTTCTGTTGTAATTCCTACATTTGCTTTATATAATTGCGAAATAATTAGAGAAGCAAAAATATGACGATTAGTTTTTTCATCAGGAATAATTAAAAATAAAGCTTTTGGTTTTTCAGTAAACTTAAATAAATCAATTTCATTACTACATACAATAGATTGAATACCAAGATCTTGATATATTTGTAATCCACGATCTAAAGTTGAAAAAATTGAACCTAATTCTTTTTCACCAGTTGCTAATGCATTAGATCCAATAATTTTTGCTAATGATGTTGATGGTAAACTGGCAAACCAGGCTTTCATTTTTTTACGGTCAGTACAAAGCATATTAATTAATGGGAAATTAAATTTTTCTAATGGTAACGCCGCTGGATTATCATCTAATATTTCTAATAATCCTAAAATAATTGTTTTTGCAATACTAGCAGCCATACTTGCAAAATGGTCATTTTCACCACCAGTTAAAGGTCAAATTGTTAAAACTAAATCATTAATTTCTTCAATTGCTAATGATTTTAATTCATTTCTAGTTGCTTCAACAAATTCTTGTGCTTCTTTTAAATCAAAAAATCATTGATTACGAAAAATTGCAATTTTTTTGTCAACAATATTTCTAAAACATTCTGTGCAATTAAATTCATCATGATAATAACAAACATATTTTTCCAAATGTTTTTGATTTTTAACTATAAAATACTTTAACTCTTTTGCAATAGTAACTGAGTCATAATAATACTTGTAGGAAATTGCTAATGGATTTCAAGAAGAAGAATTTTTAGGATCACGTAAATTTAAAACTAATATTTCATAACCATTTTTTTGTAATAGTTTTGATAAGACATCATATAGTTCTCCTTTAGGATCGGTAAAAATTAGACATGGTTTATATCTTTCTGGTAAACAACTATTATAAATAGCAGAAGGCATGACAATTTTTTGTGATTTCCCACTATTTGTTGCTCCTAAACATATTGCATGTGTATTAGTACGAATATTAAAATTAATTTTACTATTTTTTTTCAAAAATCTTACTACTCATCCGGCCTTATTTTTAACATCATGTAAATTATGAACAGGATATAATTTATTAAATTCTCTAATACTCCCTTTATTGTCTAATTCATTTACAATTCATTTTGCGCCTCCATATTCTGATGTTTCTGTTTTTTTAACATATGTTTTTTCAAAATGTTTTGCCGCAACAAATATTATAAAAGAAGCAATTACTCAAAAAATGATTGAAATAACTGCAATACAAATTAGAACAAAAGTGATATTTTCAGAAATAAATTTTCATAAATAAGGAAAAAATTTACTAAAAGTAAAACCTGGCATTTTTCATACTTTGAAAAATGAAATAAAGATTATCCCAAAGATATTAGCAATCGGGAAAAAAACACACGCAGCGATTAAACTATCTTTTTGGTGTTTTGAAAATCTTTTACTTTTATGCATATAAAAAACTTAATGTCGAAAAAAGTAACATTCCTACGATTGCAATAATTAATACTATAATATTAATTTTCTCTTTATAACTAATATTGCTAACTACTTTGGTTTTGATATTTTCAATATTTTTTTTTTTATTTATTAAATTTTTATTTGAATTTTTTATTGTTTCATTTAACATATTACTAAAATTTCTTTTACGAGTTCTTTTATATTTTATTAATAAAATTATTTCATAAATAACTAAAATAAAACATAAAATTGCTACCGAAGATAGTCAAGTTCTTACACTCATATTTTCTCCATAAAATAAATTAATGTAATTTACCAGTAACCTTGGTCATATACAAAAAAATTATAGCATAAATATTATATATCCCTTTAGTGTTTTAAAAAAATAAAAAAGCAATTAAAATATTAATTGCCTATAAAAACTAGTATGTATATGTATATTTTTGAATAAATTTAAAGTAGTAAATTTTATTTTTAATAACTTAACCCCTCTTTTAATATTGTTTTTATTTATAATAAAATTTTTATTTTATAAACTATATAGTTCATTTTCTTCAACATCCAAGTTTCCATTTTGCCCATTTTTTAATTGTGATAATGGTTTCGCTTGTTTTACAATTTGATGTTCAATTTTTGCCAGTTGGTTTTAATGCTTCTTTCGCAAAAAAGATATTCATTTCATTCAATAATTCTTTATATCTTCTAGCACGTTCTTCATAAAATGGTTTAATATCTGCGACTGCTTCTTCATATCTCGGTAATTCTGGTTTTACTTCCTTATATGATGGCAAACCACTCGGTTGATGATATGACTGATAATTTATGATTGCTTCACTATATGATGGCATATCACTTGCTCGATCAAATAATTCCAAATTGTTTCTGTTTCTTTCTTGTTGTAAACTTCTCTGTTCAATTTGATCATTTATTTCTTTTTGAACATATCTACCTATTGTTCCATACATTTCAGTAACAATTTGGTTTGATACTTCATAGGTTTTCTTTTTACTAAAACCAATCTTTTTTAAAAATATATTAATTCTTTTTTTAATTCATTTATAAGATTTTTTAAAATTTTTTTTAAATCCTGAAGTAATTTCCATAAATTCTTCTTTCTTTTAAGTGTTTAATTAATTATTTATTTTAATAAAATAATTAATTAAAGTCAT from Spiroplasma kunkelii CR2-3x includes:
- a CDS encoding Mbov_0396 family ICE element transmembrane protein; the protein is MELIFNLPFLGIIGWVLTGIYEAVWGIFITGPLGLVSVFTQVLEFLSSGIIFSLLFNSQEGFSWSNIPTAFWQFAIVSVAFLVIIFITQYLTLQFKDAKEMQPRLMACFKYTGLAGIFVLFVPIGFFFLNGIITWFMGMLSTIFGTSEQNLADVLYWIGNSEVVAGKPGEYGPPSNIMDWSLIIEIFSVWFVLFAIAMLGMSLTQKIFELLFLFIVAPVVMATMVQDEGKRALTWKDMVLSKMLAASTALVAYYIFMIYINVISGPNFGPFDFPGYARMLLQIICILGGALGVWGITNLLSAFIGEAIGMSDGLNSIRSTMAAGMFAMGAGKVVKKALGFAKKKYKKDLSGMPGLPGMDTFSGGGSQNQIQGITPLSFLETRTGALGMFGKGLRVGGNALGRSIWAVKNGWDSTKATWGDSYDVNPTSTGSFGKFKKNLKKTKNFMKTEGLAGVNYLGRKSMKIATKGIKQVKKHSYDHVQRGYKTAKRKER
- a CDS encoding pilin, encoding MSLLSLLADAPDFSKTAELVVVLLNAILSPVSIIAGAICILYIIKHGLKIKKFADDPEQRNIQIYAVCWCIFGLALCIFAPIFINTILPELINSSGSYEPPTK
- a CDS encoding Mbov_0397 family ICE element conjugal transfer ATPase — protein: MNNSIIPPQLKKQKLRLKDNFSLVDLGLTLTYAMFAFMLGYNLITLSIMLRVIIGITFFLFLMMTLIHSDKYSGKIYIIIFRAFVFLAKKRNFYIYSKNNNTSLLMPYKKLHDMCIETTVLEGGKKWYVGAIEIKGLNITTLDTNEQLLKFNQLANMFRLTDCQLSLVKIEKPYDLEKNIVNLDKTVDKLINLRRDEILTAKGYKSRFEQLEGYRKLYEDQAGILGYSFTSKVFVLFVYDTSISKLERDIHIIKMKLTETNLRTIDLDKYELVNTIKLIFNPFDEKFSNEKIDEYQDNVNELLALDNITFTKSGFRINDAQFSIKGIQNYPIYPQDGWAAKLCTTDSTVIFNISNTNLDAVKEQLHRAMINARTNYFSVKKTVNRSEKEREYESFENLVQLITSGEEQIKRVNIIFLNYGFNRHMLKQSEERLYILLKSLNMKMDYLFFRQISGYSALLPKPTDPMAYHNSYEMPCATLGNSFPFLNNALEDEKGLFVGYNTTGDVIFTDQFKRGGDFQNSNALFIGTTGGGKTTTVSKFLNYHIINGRKVIIIDPKREFGKLCNYHDGNWIDVGSGHKGNFNPLQINAKIDQYQNINTIIGDHLQILETFFHFTHPNLKMDEVGFLTQRILDLYLKLGINNEEKFNKMENNDWPIFDDLLNFLTKLEPDLGEAEMLHKITKIIQYDFTGYGKYAALWNKHSTITLDDNLLNILDIQTLYSKQKVLKAQMFLMLNYIRTEINNNRFNTDNEIILAVDEAHIVIDKDNPQALKFLFETVKMIRGFNGGVILVTQNLTDFRMTAELEREASAILNNAQYVGILKLKQKDLHDVSELYSASGGLSESEIHFCAGAQRGDMLFMVTDYNRHCLHVELSDFEQQAFGIKLLEN
- a CDS encoding type IV secretory system conjugative DNA transfer family protein, which translates into the protein MHKSKRFSKHQKDSLIAACVFFPIANIFGIIFISFFKVWKMPGFTFSKFFPYLWKFISENITFVLICIAVISIIFWVIASFIIFVAAKHFEKTYVKKTETSEYGGAKWIVNELDNKGSIREFNKLYPVHNLHDVKNKAGWVVRFLKKNSKINFNIRTNTHAICLGATNSGKSQKIVMPSAIYNSCLPERYKPCLIFTDPKGELYDVLSKLLQKNGYEILVLNLRDPKNSSSWNPLAISYKYYYDSVTIAKELKYFIVKNQKHLEKYVCYYHDEFNCTECFRNIVDKKIAIFRNQWFFDLKEAQEFVEATRNELKSLAIEEINDLVLTIWPLTGGENDHFASMAASIAKTIILGLLEILDDNPAALPLEKFNFPLINMLCTDRKKMKAWFASLPSTSLAKIIGSNALATGEKELGSIFSTLDRGLQIYQDLGIQSIVCSNEIDLFKFTEKPKALFLIIPDEKTNRHIFASLIISQLYKANVGITTERKSKRLPRDIQFYLDEFGNMPTIPNFQSFVTVARSRGMFFLIIVQDLDQVYEKYGKENGTVIISNCNLNIYIQTNNFDTAKTYSDMLGTETVEILSHSRSRSLQTKRIMIDPVQRRKEGMELIKPSDLMKLKNPYGIIFSSKENPGLVYMDSAWKYSKVFGLGKLKNRKIIKQFNFINNHYFDLFSYVTSGQVEMMKNEIEEKIGTILKIPLAQRTPEQIKLLEKCKNIGINFTES